The genomic region GCCGCATGTGAACGTGGGGACGATTGGGCACATTGATCATGGCAAGACGACGCTCACCGCCGCCATCACCAAAGTGCTGGCGCAGGCGAAGCTGGCGAAGTACACCGCCTT from Ktedonobacterales bacterium harbors:
- a CDS encoding GTP-binding protein — its product is MGKQKFVRSKPHVNVGTIGHIDHGKTTLTAAITKVLAQAKLAKYTA